The following are encoded together in the bacterium genome:
- a CDS encoding nucleotide exchange factor GrpE, whose protein sequence is MEVNGKSPEPEKEAEGAQKEAGSPRVVDRRRFRAGEDSAPAGPEVEEKEASSRLPTYVEELQRKLAVADEKLREHIDRLNRESAEFRSRQERELERRTAETRKRIVEGFLHLADDLSRALAAADGALRDGPPEKGAVENLIQGIRMIRDQFFQELASHGVKPFSAAGEPFNPLRHEAIRAVPVDDPALDGKVVEEVGHGYLIEDEILRPSRVCVGKFAPPPEGEGSAPQTATDA, encoded by the coding sequence ATGGAAGTGAACGGCAAAAGTCCGGAGCCGGAGAAGGAAGCGGAGGGCGCCCAGAAGGAGGCGGGGAGCCCCCGCGTGGTGGATCGGCGAAGGTTCCGGGCGGGTGAGGATTCGGCTCCGGCAGGCCCCGAAGTTGAGGAAAAAGAGGCTTCCTCCCGCCTTCCCACCTACGTGGAAGAGCTGCAGCGGAAGCTCGCCGTCGCCGATGAGAAGCTCCGCGAGCACATCGATCGGTTGAACCGCGAGTCGGCGGAATTCCGGAGCCGCCAGGAGCGTGAGCTCGAACGCAGGACGGCCGAGACGAGAAAGCGGATTGTGGAAGGGTTCCTGCACCTGGCGGATGATCTCTCCCGGGCGTTGGCCGCCGCGGACGGCGCGCTGAGGGACGGTCCGCCGGAGAAAGGCGCGGTGGAGAATCTCATCCAGGGGATTCGGATGATCCGAGACCAATTTTTTCAGGAGTTGGCCTCCCACGGCGTCAAGCCCTTCTCGGCGGCGGGCGAGCCGTTCAACCCGCTGCGGCACGAGGCCATCCGCGCGGTGCCGGTGGATGACCCGGCGCTGGATGGAAAGGTGGTCGAGGAAGTCGGCCATGGATATCTGATTGAGGATGAAATCCTCCGCCCGAGCCGGGTGTGCGTGGGAAAGTTCGCGCCCCCGCCGGAAGGGGAAGGTTCCGCCCCCCAAACCGCAACGGATGCGTGA